Proteins co-encoded in one Gossypium arboreum isolate Shixiya-1 chromosome 11, ASM2569848v2, whole genome shotgun sequence genomic window:
- the LOC108473842 gene encoding probable galacturonosyltransferase 6 isoform X1, whose protein sequence is MKKCHRWQRILILSLLSFSVFAPIVLVSQRLKTLTSFGGKEFAEDLPSVNYMRDVLRLNSIEQEAAEGLKGPKLVVFNDKDISSVVRRSSYEDRDSDQFRNAQDDSKLLEANETNGNGKDKHQIQQTIIQMNSREKEQFNQEIGRDDQHLQSPPFKVVDEKVKQMRDQLITAKAYLSFEPPGSNSRLMKELRARIRELERVVGEVSRDSDLPMSASQKMRSMELSLAKASRVFPDCSAMATKLRAMAYNAEEQVQLMRNQESHLLQLAGRTTPKGFHCLSMRLTAEYFLLRPEERQFPNQQNLNDPDLYHYAVLSDNVLAASVVVNSTISSAKEPEKIVFHVVTDSLNLPAISMWFLLNPPGKATIHVQSIENFDWLSTKYNSTLNEQKSYDPRYSSALNHLRFYLPDIFPALNKIVLFDHDVVVQRDLTEIWSIDMKGKVNGAVETCLESEASFRSMRMFMNFSDPFLARRFNANVCTWAFGMNLFDLHEWRRKNLTMLYRNYLQLGLKRSLWKGGSLPIGWITFYNQTVALEKRWHTLGLGYNSDVPRGDIEDAAVIHYDGVMKPWLETGIAKYKCYWSKHLLYDHPYLQQCNIHE, encoded by the exons GCGGGAAGGAATTTGCGGAGGACTTGCCTAGTGTT AATTATATGCGAGATGTTTTAAGACTTAATTCCATTGAACAG GAAGCTGCTGAAGGACTAAAAGGTCCAAAACTAGTTGTTTTCAACGACAAAGATATTAGTTCTGTAGTTAGACGCAGTTCTTATGAAGATCGTGATTCAGATCAATTCAGGAATGCACAAGATGATTCTAAATTATTAGAAGCAAACG AAACCAATGGGAATGGAAAAGACAAGCATCAAATTCAGCAGACTATCATACAGATGAACTCTAGAGAAAAG GAGCAATTCAATCAAGAAATAGGTAGAGATGATCAGCATTTGCAGTCTCCACCATTCAAGGTTGTGGACGAGAAGGTAAAGCAAATGAGAGATCAGCTCATTACAGCAAAAGCGTACCTAAGTTTTGAACCACCAGGTAGTAACTCTCGCTTGATGAAAGAGTTACGAGCACGAATCAGAGAGTTGGAACGAGTTGTTGGTGAAGTCAGCAGGGATTCAGATTTGCCCATGAG TGCTTCACAGAAAATGAGATCTATGGAGCTTTCTTTGGCCAAAGCAAGTCGTGTATTCCCTGACTGCTCTGCGATGGCTACAAAACTTCGTGCCATGGCTTATAATGCTGAAGAACAGGTTCAGCTAATGAGGAATCAAGAGTCACATCTCCTCCAACTTGCTGGAAGGACTACCCCTAAAGGCTTTCACTGCCTCTCTATGCGGTTAACAGCTGAATATTTTTTGCTTCGACCTGAGGAAAGGCAGTTCCCTAACCAACAAAATCTGAATGATCCTGACCTTTATCACTATGCAGTATTGTCAGACAATGTTCTGGCTGCTTCTGTCGTTGTTAACTCCACAATTTCCTCTGCTAAG GAGCCTGAGAAAATTGTTTTTCATGTGGTGACCGATTCTCTCAATCTCCCAGCAATTTCAATGTGGTTTTTATTAAATCCTCCTGGCAAAGCTACAATTCATGTTCAGAGCATAGAAAATTTTGATTGGTTATCCACTAAGTATAATTCGACATTGAATGAACAGAAGTCCTATGATCCAAGATATTCTTCTGCCCTTAACCATCTTCGGTTCTATCTGCCTGACATCTTTCCAGCACTGAATAAGATTGTGCTTTTTGATCATGATGTGGTAGTACAAAGAGATTTAACTGAAATTTGGAGCATTGACATGAAAGGGAAAGTAAATGGTGCAGTGGAGACCTGTCTGGAAAGTGAAGCCTCATTTCGTTCAATGCGTATGTTTATGAACTTTTCAGACCCATTTTTGGCAAGGAGGTTTAATGCAAATGTTTGCACATGGGCATTTGGTATGAATTTGTTTGATCTACATGAATGGAGAAGGAAAAACTTAACCATGCTCTATCGAAATTACTTGCAACTG GGACTTAAGAGGTCATTGTGGAAGGGAGGAAGCTTGCCCATAGGTTGGATTACCTTCTACAACCAGACTGTGGCTTTAGAAAAGAGATGGCATACCCTTGGGCTAGGTTATAACTCAGATGTTCCACGGGGTGATATTGAGGACGCAGCAGTTATACACTATGATGGAGTCATGAAACCCTGGTTGGAAACAGGAATCGCTAAATATAAGTGCTATTGGAGCAAACATTTGCTGTATGACCACCCTTACTTACAACAGTGCAATATCCACGAGTAA
- the LOC108473553 gene encoding glutathione reductase, chloroplastic produces the protein MATTSFTAPKLSSPTFQTLCRNFPLSLPIPKTLSSFSFHLSPFLSRFHLHHHHYHPPRFHPRRLFAVRAESENGAEPIRHYDFDLFTIGAGSGGVRASRFAANFGASVAVCELPFSTISSETTGGVGGTCVLRGCVPKKLMVYASKYSHEFDESNGFGWKYDTEPKHDWSTLMANKNAELQRLTGIYKNILNKAGVTLIEGRGKIVDPHTVDVDGKLYTASNILISVGGRPFIPDIPGREYAIDSDAALDLPSKPEKVAIVGGGYIALEFAGIFNGLTSEVHVFIRQKRVLRGFDEEIRDFVGEQMALRGIQFHTEESPQAIVKSADGSLSLKTNKGTIEGFSHIMFATGRRPNTKNLGLESVGVKINKNGAIEVDEYSRTTVPSIWAVGDVTDRINLTPVALMEGAALAKTLFQNEPTKPDYRAVPSAVFSQPPIGQVGLTEEQAIKEYGDIDVYTANFRPLKATLSGLPDRVFMKLIVCAKTNKVIGLHMCGEDSAEIAQGFAVAVKAGLTKADFDATVGIHPTSAEEFVTMRSPTRKIRQSSESQGNMGHEAKTAAGV, from the exons ATGGCTACCACGTCTTTTACTGCTCCTAAACTCTCTTCCCCAACTTTCCAAACCCTTTGCAGAAATTTTCCTCTTTCCCTCCCTATCCCCAAGaccctttcttctttttctttccacCTTTCTCCCTTCCTCTCTCGCTTCCACCTCCACCACCATCACTACCACCCCCCTCGGTTCCACCCCCGCCGCCTCTTTGCCGTTCGTGCCGAATCCGAGAATGGCGCTGAGCCGATTCGCCACTATGATTTCGACCTCTTTACTATAGGCGCCGGTAGTGGTGGTGTTCGTGCTTCCCGTTTCGCTGCCAATTTTGGTGCTTCTGTTGCTGTTTGTGAGCTTCCGTTTTCGACTATTTCTTCTGAGACCACCGGCGGCGTTGGCGGGAC ATGCGTTCTTAGAGGATGTGTACCAAAGAAACTAATGGTTTACGCATCAAAATATTCTCATGAATTTGATGAGAGTAATGGTTTTGGATGGAAATATGACACGGAACCAAAGCATGATTGGAGCACCCTGATGGCTAATAAAAATGCCGAGTTACAGCGTCTTACGGGTATTTACAAGAACATTCTCAACAAAGCAGGTGTCACATTAATCGAAGGCCGTGGAAAG ATTGTGGATCCACACACTGTTGATGTAGATGGAAAGCTTTACACTGCAAGTAATATACTGATTTCAGTTGGTGGACGTCCATTTATTCCTGATATTCCAGGAAGGGAGTATGCGATAGATTCTGATGCGGCCCTTGATTTGCCCTCAAAACCAGAGAAAGTTGCTATAGTTGGTGGGGGATATATAGCTTTGGAATTTGCTGGCATTTTCAATGGACTGACAAGTGAGGTTCATGTATTTATACGTCAGAAGAGAGTTTTACGAGGGTTTGATGAAGAG ATCAGGGATTTTGTTGGAGAACAAATGGCTCTACGGGGAATTCAATTTCATACAGAGGAGTCACCTCAGGCAATTGTTAAGTCAGCTGATGGTTCACTGTCCCTGAAGACCAACAAAGGAACAATTGAAGGCTTTTCACATATAATGTTTGCAACTGGTCGAAGGCCTAATACAAAG AACTTAGGATTGGAGTCTGTAGGAGTGAAAATTAACAAGAACGGAGCAATAGAG GTTGATGAATACTCGCGTACTACAGTACCTTCCATTTGGGCTGTAGGGGATGTCACAGATAGAATAAATTTGACACCTGTTGCTTTGATGGAAGGAGCAGCATTAGCAAAAACACTGTTTCAGAATGAACCAACGAAACCTGATTATAG GGCTGTACCCTCGGCCGTCTTTTCCCAGCCACCTATTGGACAAGTTGGTCTTACTGAAGAACAG GCTATAAAAGAATATGGTGATATCGATGTCTACACAGCAAACTTCAGGCCGTTGAAGGCCACTCTTTCGGGGCTTCCTGATCGGGTATTCATGAAACTTATAGTCTGTGCAAAGACAAACAAAGTTATTGGTTTGCACATGTGTGGAGAAGATTCAGCTGAAATTGCGCAG GGATTTGCAGTTGCTGTCAAAGCTGGCTTGACTAAAGCAGACTTTGATGCTACTGTGGGTATTCATCCAACATCAGCTGAGGAGTTTGTCACAATGCGGTCTCCTACTAGGAAAATACGACAGAGCTCTGAGTCTCAG GGAAACATGGGTCATGAGGCAAAAACTGCAGCAGGGGTTTAG
- the LOC108473843 gene encoding photosystem II reaction center W protein, chloroplastic-like, whose amino-acid sequence MATISTTTFTSSITPALKPSATVASPVAIGFPAIAKKGKVKCSMEKKGSGEENGLTMGMRASLLAAAAACAATVSSPSAMGLVDERMSTEGTGLPFGLSNNLLGWILFGVFGLIWALYFVYTSSLDEDDDSGLSL is encoded by the exons ATGGCAACCATATCTACTACCACCTTCACATCATCAATCACCCCTGCACTCAAGCCATCAGCAACGGTTGCATCCCCAGTCGCCATTG GGTTTCCTGCAATTGCAAAGAAGGGGAAAGTGAAGTGCTCCATGGAGAAGAAGGGTTCAGGAGAGGAGAATGGGTTAACCATGGGCATGAGAGCATCACTATTGGCAGCAGCAGCAGCCTGTGCAGCAACGGTGTCAAGCCCCTCAGCCATGGGTCTGGTGGACGAGAGAATGTCCACAGAAGGGACCGGGCTTCCCTTTGGTTTGAGCAACAACCTTCTTGGGTGGATACTGTTTGGTGTATTCGGCTTGATTTGGGCACTTTATTTTGTTTACACTTCCTCCCTTGACGAGGATGATGATTCTGGATTGTCGCTTTAA
- the LOC108473842 gene encoding probable galacturonosyltransferase 6 isoform X2, with protein MLNCRIECGKEFAEDLPSVNYMRDVLRLNSIEQEAAEGLKGPKLVVFNDKDISSVVRRSSYEDRDSDQFRNAQDDSKLLEANETNGNGKDKHQIQQTIIQMNSREKEQFNQEIGRDDQHLQSPPFKVVDEKVKQMRDQLITAKAYLSFEPPGSNSRLMKELRARIRELERVVGEVSRDSDLPMSASQKMRSMELSLAKASRVFPDCSAMATKLRAMAYNAEEQVQLMRNQESHLLQLAGRTTPKGFHCLSMRLTAEYFLLRPEERQFPNQQNLNDPDLYHYAVLSDNVLAASVVVNSTISSAKEPEKIVFHVVTDSLNLPAISMWFLLNPPGKATIHVQSIENFDWLSTKYNSTLNEQKSYDPRYSSALNHLRFYLPDIFPALNKIVLFDHDVVVQRDLTEIWSIDMKGKVNGAVETCLESEASFRSMRMFMNFSDPFLARRFNANVCTWAFGMNLFDLHEWRRKNLTMLYRNYLQLGLKRSLWKGGSLPIGWITFYNQTVALEKRWHTLGLGYNSDVPRGDIEDAAVIHYDGVMKPWLETGIAKYKCYWSKHLLYDHPYLQQCNIHE; from the exons ATGTTGAATTGCCGAATCGAAT GCGGGAAGGAATTTGCGGAGGACTTGCCTAGTGTT AATTATATGCGAGATGTTTTAAGACTTAATTCCATTGAACAG GAAGCTGCTGAAGGACTAAAAGGTCCAAAACTAGTTGTTTTCAACGACAAAGATATTAGTTCTGTAGTTAGACGCAGTTCTTATGAAGATCGTGATTCAGATCAATTCAGGAATGCACAAGATGATTCTAAATTATTAGAAGCAAACG AAACCAATGGGAATGGAAAAGACAAGCATCAAATTCAGCAGACTATCATACAGATGAACTCTAGAGAAAAG GAGCAATTCAATCAAGAAATAGGTAGAGATGATCAGCATTTGCAGTCTCCACCATTCAAGGTTGTGGACGAGAAGGTAAAGCAAATGAGAGATCAGCTCATTACAGCAAAAGCGTACCTAAGTTTTGAACCACCAGGTAGTAACTCTCGCTTGATGAAAGAGTTACGAGCACGAATCAGAGAGTTGGAACGAGTTGTTGGTGAAGTCAGCAGGGATTCAGATTTGCCCATGAG TGCTTCACAGAAAATGAGATCTATGGAGCTTTCTTTGGCCAAAGCAAGTCGTGTATTCCCTGACTGCTCTGCGATGGCTACAAAACTTCGTGCCATGGCTTATAATGCTGAAGAACAGGTTCAGCTAATGAGGAATCAAGAGTCACATCTCCTCCAACTTGCTGGAAGGACTACCCCTAAAGGCTTTCACTGCCTCTCTATGCGGTTAACAGCTGAATATTTTTTGCTTCGACCTGAGGAAAGGCAGTTCCCTAACCAACAAAATCTGAATGATCCTGACCTTTATCACTATGCAGTATTGTCAGACAATGTTCTGGCTGCTTCTGTCGTTGTTAACTCCACAATTTCCTCTGCTAAG GAGCCTGAGAAAATTGTTTTTCATGTGGTGACCGATTCTCTCAATCTCCCAGCAATTTCAATGTGGTTTTTATTAAATCCTCCTGGCAAAGCTACAATTCATGTTCAGAGCATAGAAAATTTTGATTGGTTATCCACTAAGTATAATTCGACATTGAATGAACAGAAGTCCTATGATCCAAGATATTCTTCTGCCCTTAACCATCTTCGGTTCTATCTGCCTGACATCTTTCCAGCACTGAATAAGATTGTGCTTTTTGATCATGATGTGGTAGTACAAAGAGATTTAACTGAAATTTGGAGCATTGACATGAAAGGGAAAGTAAATGGTGCAGTGGAGACCTGTCTGGAAAGTGAAGCCTCATTTCGTTCAATGCGTATGTTTATGAACTTTTCAGACCCATTTTTGGCAAGGAGGTTTAATGCAAATGTTTGCACATGGGCATTTGGTATGAATTTGTTTGATCTACATGAATGGAGAAGGAAAAACTTAACCATGCTCTATCGAAATTACTTGCAACTG GGACTTAAGAGGTCATTGTGGAAGGGAGGAAGCTTGCCCATAGGTTGGATTACCTTCTACAACCAGACTGTGGCTTTAGAAAAGAGATGGCATACCCTTGGGCTAGGTTATAACTCAGATGTTCCACGGGGTGATATTGAGGACGCAGCAGTTATACACTATGATGGAGTCATGAAACCCTGGTTGGAAACAGGAATCGCTAAATATAAGTGCTATTGGAGCAAACATTTGCTGTATGACCACCCTTACTTACAACAGTGCAATATCCACGAGTAA